A single Micromonospora luteifusca DNA region contains:
- the lgt gene encoding prolipoprotein diacylglyceryl transferase — protein sequence MTLASLSPQAALPSPSTAVWQLGPVPIRAYALCIIAGIVLACWVTERRLRQRGVAPGAVLDIAVWAVPAGIIGARIYHVITSPEKYFGAGGDPMKAFAIWEGGLGIWGAVAGGALGAWIAARQLGIPFGVVADALAPGLPLAQAVGRLGNWFNNELFGGRTTLPWGLEIHRMDPDNPGHALRDDAGQPILEPGLYHPTFLYELLWNLAVVALVLIVDRRLKLGRGRAFALYVMGYTVGRFWIELMRTDEANQILGVRLNVWTAALVFLGALIYFVRVRGPRDYLIPLGAAATPTPPPTSDLSQVDLSERETPSRAAAPEGYRVVSEEQFAAWQDTGVVPPEPATDEASRPGGEPLGDAAPVDGPSTDDEPADDASASRADRADATGARPADRDS from the coding sequence GTGACCCTCGCCTCGCTGTCCCCCCAGGCGGCCCTGCCCAGTCCCAGCACCGCGGTCTGGCAGCTCGGGCCCGTGCCGATCCGGGCGTACGCGCTCTGCATCATCGCCGGCATCGTGCTGGCCTGTTGGGTGACGGAGCGCCGGCTGCGGCAGCGCGGCGTCGCGCCCGGCGCGGTGCTCGACATCGCCGTCTGGGCGGTGCCCGCGGGCATCATCGGCGCCCGGATCTACCACGTGATCACCTCGCCGGAGAAATACTTCGGCGCCGGTGGCGACCCGATGAAGGCGTTCGCCATCTGGGAGGGCGGTCTCGGCATCTGGGGCGCCGTCGCCGGTGGTGCGCTCGGCGCCTGGATCGCCGCCCGGCAGCTCGGTATCCCGTTCGGTGTGGTCGCGGACGCGCTGGCCCCCGGGCTGCCGCTGGCCCAGGCGGTCGGCCGGCTCGGCAACTGGTTCAACAACGAGCTGTTCGGTGGCCGTACCACCCTGCCGTGGGGCCTGGAGATCCACCGGATGGACCCGGACAATCCGGGGCACGCGCTGCGCGACGACGCCGGGCAGCCGATCCTCGAACCGGGCCTCTACCATCCGACGTTCCTCTACGAGTTGCTGTGGAACCTCGCCGTTGTCGCGCTGGTCCTGATCGTGGACCGCCGGCTGAAGCTGGGTCGCGGCCGGGCGTTCGCGCTCTACGTGATGGGCTACACCGTCGGCCGGTTCTGGATCGAGCTGATGCGCACCGACGAGGCCAACCAGATCCTCGGCGTCCGGCTCAATGTCTGGACCGCCGCGCTGGTCTTCCTCGGCGCGTTGATCTACTTCGTGCGGGTGCGCGGCCCTCGGGACTACCTGATCCCGCTCGGCGCGGCGGCGACGCCGACCCCGCCCCCCACGTCCGACCTGTCCCAGGTCGACCTCTCCGAGCGGGAGACCCCCAGCCGGGCCGCCGCGCCGGAGGGCTACCGGGTGGTCAGCGAGGAGCAGTTCGCCGCCTGGCAGGACACCGGTGTCGTTCCGCCGGAGCCGGCCACCGACGAGGCCTCCCGGCCCGGCGGCGAGCCGCTCGGTGACGCGGCGCCCGTCGACGGCCCGTCGACCGACGACGAGCCGGCGGACGACGCGTCGGCCTCGCGCGCCGACCGGGCCGACGCCACGGGCGCGCGGCCCGCCGACCGGGACAGCTGA
- a CDS encoding FAD-dependent oxidoreductase: MRSAVVVGAGVGGLAVAGALARSGWQVTLLERAERVRPESTAVVLWPNGVRALQALGLGAGLAAIATPLSDGGVRRPDGHWLVQPRPIPADRMPVVVHREDLHDTLIAGLGERVELRTGVTVRHVRVEPGERPAVSDGRHTIEADLVVAADGTDSGIRRQLAPESRVVSSGCAAWRAVIPWYQAPRLPDDQPLAGEILGAGYRFVAASLGDRGSSGGSTRGGIYWVATAAGAPRPEPPETQLALLRRWYAGWPAPVGALLDATDPADLVQQEVRELRPLPRAYGFPVGPGGVVLLGDAAHAMPPHLGQGACLAFEDAATLASLLREARLPDAVQAYDRVRRPRAATVVRQTRRMSAVLQTRGRLALRARDAALGTINTRLLSSAAASAAQWRPPA; the protein is encoded by the coding sequence ATGCGAAGCGCGGTGGTGGTCGGCGCAGGGGTCGGTGGCCTCGCGGTGGCCGGCGCGCTGGCCCGCTCCGGCTGGCAGGTCACTCTGTTGGAACGCGCCGAACGGGTCCGCCCCGAGTCGACAGCCGTGGTGCTCTGGCCCAACGGCGTCCGCGCGTTGCAGGCCCTCGGCCTCGGCGCCGGCCTGGCTGCCATCGCCACCCCGCTGTCCGACGGCGGGGTCCGTCGGCCGGACGGGCACTGGCTCGTGCAACCTCGACCCATCCCGGCCGACCGGATGCCGGTGGTGGTGCACCGCGAGGACCTGCACGACACGCTGATCGCCGGCCTCGGTGAGCGGGTCGAGCTGCGTACCGGAGTGACCGTGCGCCACGTCCGGGTGGAGCCGGGCGAGCGACCGGCGGTCAGCGACGGACGGCACACCATCGAGGCCGACCTGGTGGTGGCCGCCGACGGCACGGACAGCGGCATCCGCCGCCAACTCGCCCCCGAGTCGCGGGTGGTCAGCTCCGGATGCGCCGCCTGGCGGGCCGTCATTCCCTGGTACCAGGCACCCCGGCTGCCCGACGACCAGCCGCTGGCCGGAGAGATCCTCGGTGCCGGTTACCGGTTCGTGGCCGCGTCGCTGGGCGACCGCGGCTCCTCGGGTGGGTCCACCCGGGGTGGCATCTACTGGGTCGCCACTGCCGCCGGCGCACCACGCCCAGAGCCCCCGGAGACCCAACTCGCCCTGCTGCGCCGCTGGTACGCGGGCTGGCCCGCGCCCGTCGGCGCGCTGCTCGACGCCACCGACCCGGCCGACCTGGTCCAGCAGGAGGTCCGCGAGCTGCGTCCGCTGCCCCGTGCGTACGGCTTCCCGGTCGGGCCGGGCGGGGTGGTGCTGCTCGGCGACGCGGCACACGCCATGCCGCCGCACCTGGGGCAGGGTGCCTGCCTCGCCTTCGAGGACGCCGCCACGCTCGCCTCCCTGCTGCGGGAGGCTCGACTGCCCGACGCCGTTCAGGCGTACGACCGGGTGCGCCGTCCCCGGGCCGCGACCGTGGTCCGGCAGACCCGGCGGATGTCGGCGGTGCTCCAGACCCGGGGTCGGTTGGCGTTGCGGGCCCGCGACGCCGCGCTCGGCACGATCAACACGCGGCTGCTCTCCAGTGCCGCCGCCTCCGCGGCCCAGTGGCGTCCCCCAGCCTGA
- the gltB gene encoding glutamate synthase large subunit, translating to MTQPYPHSPQASPTPGSHPLAQGLYDPTREHDACGVAFVADLHGRRSHAVVANGLGALCRLDHRGARGAEPNTGDGAGIMIQVPDAFLRAVADVALPAAGEYATGLIFLPDDDAAEARARRVVEKYALVEGADVLGWRDVPIDPAGLGETALAAMPRVRQVFLAAHRLTDSPDGPAGSALRGIELDRVAFCLRKQAERETAERGVPAYFPSLSSRTMVYKGMLTPDQLPAFYPDLRDERVHSAIALVHSRFSTNTFPSWPLAHPYRFIAHNGEINTIRGNRNWMQAREALLRSPNVPGNIRRVFPVCTPGASDSANFDEVLELLHLAGRSLPHAVLMMIPEAWENDPGMEPAKRAFYRFHASLMEPWDGPASVAFTDGDIVGAVLDRNGLRPGRWWQTDDGLVVLGSEAGVLDLDPARVVAKGRLQPGKMFLVDTVAGRIVHDEEIKSELAAAQPYGEWLHAGLIELGDLPAREHIVYTHDSVRRRQQTFGYTEEELKILLGPMARTGAEPLGSMGTDTPISPLSTRPRLLYDYFHQLFAQVTNPPLDAIREELVTSLASTIGPEGNLLDPGAASCRQIVLPHPVIDNDELAKILSIDEDGDLPGFKAVRVSGLYRIREGAAGIKARLTEICRHVSEAIEDGVRILVLSDRDSNADLAPIPSLLLTAAVHQHLVREQTRTQAALIVESGDCREVHHAAVLIGYGAAAVNPYLAFESVEDMIATGTLAGVDPAAAVHNYAKALGKGVLKIMSKMGISTVSSYCGAQVFEAVGLDTRLVERYFRGTPSRIGGVSLAGVHTEVAARHALAWPPAGTPASDRLEVGGEYQWRREGELHLFNPETVFLLQHATRSRQYDVFRQYTAKVDALAAQAGSLRGLFTLRTGVRPAVPIEEVEPATEIVKRFATGAMSYGSISAEAHETLAVAMNRLGGKSNTGEGGEDVERLHDPARRSAVKQIASGRFGVTSEYLVNADDLQIKMAQGAKPGEGGQLPGNKVWPWIARTRHATPGVGLISPPPHHDIYSIEDLAQLVHDLKCVNPAARVHVKLVSEVGVGTVAAGVAKLKADVILISGHDGGTGASPMNSLKHAGTPWELGLAEAQQTLLLNRLRDRVTVQVDGQLKTGRDVLIAALLGAEEFGFATAPLIVAGCVMMRVCHLDTCPVGIATQNPVLRERFTGTPEFVENFFLFLAEEVRGYLAELGFRSIEEAIGQSELLDVAPAVTHWKAHGLDLAPVLHLPELPPGAARRGIRAQDHGLEQALDNELIALARPALSEGAPVRVEVAVRNEHRSVGAMLGGEVTRRFGGAGLPEDTIEFVLHGTAGQSFGAFLPRGVTLRLHGDANDYVGKGLSGGRLIVRPDAAAPFLDADAEPGQRAEDQIIAGNTILYGATAGEVFLRGRVGERFAVRNSGAVAVVEGVGDHGCEYMTGGTVVVLGATGRNFAAGMSGGTAFVHQLDRARVNTELVDLAPLGEQEQSLLHELVQRHVAETGSAVAEDLLKRWSEAVAEFTAVVPRDYRRVMEIMRAAEAAGRDVDDAVMSALSVPSAVPVPPAPRVAAQEVARA from the coding sequence ATGACACAGCCGTACCCGCACAGCCCGCAGGCGTCCCCGACGCCCGGCTCCCACCCCTTGGCCCAGGGCCTCTACGACCCGACGCGGGAGCACGATGCCTGCGGCGTGGCGTTCGTAGCGGACCTGCACGGCCGCCGTTCGCACGCGGTCGTCGCCAACGGGCTCGGCGCGCTCTGCCGACTGGACCATCGGGGCGCCCGGGGCGCGGAGCCGAACACCGGCGACGGCGCGGGCATCATGATCCAGGTGCCCGACGCGTTCCTGCGCGCGGTGGCCGACGTCGCGCTTCCCGCGGCGGGCGAATACGCCACCGGGCTGATCTTCCTCCCGGACGACGACGCCGCCGAGGCGCGTGCCCGGCGGGTGGTCGAGAAGTACGCCCTGGTCGAGGGTGCCGACGTGCTCGGCTGGCGGGACGTGCCGATCGACCCGGCCGGGCTCGGCGAGACCGCCCTGGCGGCGATGCCCCGGGTCCGACAGGTCTTCCTGGCCGCGCACCGGCTCACCGATTCCCCCGATGGCCCCGCCGGTTCCGCGTTGCGCGGCATCGAGCTGGACCGGGTGGCGTTCTGCCTGCGTAAGCAGGCCGAACGCGAGACCGCCGAGCGGGGTGTGCCGGCGTACTTCCCGTCGCTGTCCAGCCGGACGATGGTCTACAAGGGAATGCTGACCCCCGACCAGTTGCCGGCTTTCTACCCGGACCTGCGCGACGAGCGGGTGCACAGCGCGATCGCGTTGGTGCACTCCCGCTTCTCCACCAACACCTTCCCGTCCTGGCCGCTGGCGCACCCGTACCGGTTCATCGCCCACAACGGCGAGATCAACACGATCCGCGGCAACCGCAACTGGATGCAGGCCCGCGAGGCGTTGCTGCGCTCGCCGAACGTGCCGGGCAACATTCGGCGGGTCTTCCCGGTCTGCACTCCCGGCGCCTCCGACTCGGCGAACTTCGACGAGGTTCTGGAGCTGCTGCACCTGGCTGGGCGGAGCCTGCCGCACGCGGTGCTCATGATGATCCCCGAGGCGTGGGAGAACGACCCCGGCATGGAGCCGGCCAAGCGTGCCTTCTACCGCTTCCACGCCAGCCTCATGGAGCCGTGGGACGGTCCGGCGTCGGTGGCCTTCACCGACGGTGACATCGTCGGCGCGGTGCTGGACCGCAACGGCCTGCGCCCGGGGCGCTGGTGGCAGACCGACGACGGGCTCGTGGTGCTCGGCTCCGAGGCGGGCGTGCTCGACCTCGACCCGGCCCGCGTGGTCGCGAAGGGGCGGCTCCAGCCGGGCAAGATGTTCCTGGTCGACACCGTCGCCGGTCGGATCGTGCACGACGAGGAGATCAAGTCCGAGTTGGCCGCCGCGCAGCCGTACGGCGAGTGGCTGCACGCCGGGCTGATCGAGCTGGGCGACCTGCCCGCCCGCGAGCACATCGTCTACACGCACGACTCGGTCCGTCGCCGCCAGCAGACCTTCGGCTACACGGAGGAGGAGCTGAAGATCCTGCTCGGGCCGATGGCCCGTACCGGGGCTGAGCCGCTGGGTTCGATGGGCACGGACACTCCGATCTCGCCGCTGTCCACCCGGCCGCGGCTGCTCTACGACTACTTCCACCAACTCTTCGCCCAGGTCACCAACCCGCCGCTGGACGCCATCCGCGAGGAGCTGGTGACCAGCCTGGCGTCGACGATCGGGCCGGAGGGCAACCTGCTCGACCCGGGCGCGGCGAGCTGCCGGCAGATCGTGCTGCCGCATCCGGTGATCGACAACGACGAGCTCGCGAAGATCCTCTCCATCGACGAGGACGGCGACCTGCCCGGCTTCAAGGCGGTCCGGGTGTCCGGCCTGTACCGCATCCGGGAGGGCGCCGCCGGGATCAAGGCACGGCTGACCGAGATCTGCCGGCACGTGTCGGAGGCGATCGAGGACGGCGTCCGCATCCTGGTGCTCTCCGACCGGGACTCCAACGCCGACCTGGCACCGATCCCGTCGCTGCTGCTCACCGCCGCCGTGCACCAGCACCTGGTGCGTGAGCAGACGCGTACGCAGGCGGCGCTGATCGTGGAGTCCGGCGACTGCCGCGAGGTGCACCACGCGGCGGTGCTGATCGGCTACGGCGCGGCGGCGGTCAACCCGTACCTGGCTTTCGAGTCGGTGGAGGACATGATCGCCACCGGCACGCTGGCCGGGGTCGACCCCGCCGCCGCCGTGCACAACTACGCCAAGGCGCTCGGCAAGGGCGTCCTGAAGATCATGTCGAAGATGGGGATCTCGACGGTCTCCTCGTACTGCGGTGCGCAGGTCTTCGAGGCGGTCGGCCTGGACACCCGGCTGGTCGAGCGCTACTTCCGGGGCACCCCCAGCCGGATCGGCGGCGTCTCGCTCGCGGGCGTGCACACCGAGGTGGCCGCCCGGCACGCGCTGGCCTGGCCCCCGGCCGGCACCCCCGCCTCCGACCGTCTGGAGGTCGGCGGCGAATACCAGTGGCGCCGCGAGGGTGAGCTGCATCTGTTCAACCCGGAGACGGTCTTCCTGCTGCAGCACGCCACGCGCAGTCGGCAGTACGACGTCTTCCGGCAGTACACCGCGAAGGTCGACGCGCTCGCCGCGCAGGCCGGCTCGCTGCGAGGGTTGTTCACCCTGCGTACCGGCGTCCGCCCGGCGGTGCCGATCGAGGAGGTCGAGCCGGCCACCGAGATCGTCAAGCGGTTCGCCACCGGCGCCATGTCGTACGGGTCGATCTCCGCGGAGGCGCACGAGACGCTCGCCGTCGCGATGAACCGCCTCGGCGGCAAGTCCAACACCGGTGAGGGTGGCGAGGACGTCGAGCGGCTGCACGACCCGGCTCGCCGCTCGGCGGTCAAGCAGATCGCCAGTGGCCGGTTCGGTGTGACAAGTGAATACCTGGTCAACGCGGACGACCTCCAGATCAAGATGGCCCAGGGCGCGAAGCCGGGCGAGGGTGGTCAACTGCCCGGCAACAAGGTCTGGCCGTGGATCGCCCGCACCCGGCACGCCACTCCCGGCGTCGGTCTGATCTCGCCGCCGCCGCATCACGACATCTACTCCATCGAGGACCTCGCCCAGCTGGTGCACGACCTGAAGTGCGTCAACCCGGCTGCCCGGGTGCACGTCAAGCTGGTCAGCGAGGTGGGCGTCGGCACCGTCGCCGCCGGGGTGGCGAAGCTCAAGGCGGACGTCATCCTGATCTCCGGCCACGATGGCGGCACGGGCGCGTCTCCGATGAACTCGCTCAAGCACGCCGGCACCCCGTGGGAGTTGGGGCTGGCCGAGGCGCAGCAGACGCTGCTGCTCAACAGGCTGCGTGACCGGGTCACCGTGCAGGTCGACGGTCAGCTCAAGACCGGCCGGGATGTGCTGATCGCCGCGCTGCTCGGCGCGGAGGAGTTCGGCTTCGCGACCGCGCCGTTGATCGTCGCCGGCTGCGTGATGATGCGGGTCTGCCATCTGGACACCTGCCCGGTCGGCATCGCCACCCAGAACCCGGTGCTGCGGGAGCGCTTCACCGGCACCCCGGAGTTCGTGGAGAACTTCTTCCTCTTCCTCGCCGAGGAGGTCCGGGGATACCTCGCCGAGCTGGGTTTCCGGTCGATCGAGGAGGCGATCGGGCAGTCCGAGCTGCTCGACGTGGCCCCGGCGGTGACGCACTGGAAGGCGCACGGTCTGGACCTGGCGCCTGTCCTGCATCTGCCGGAGCTGCCGCCTGGTGCTGCCCGCCGTGGGATCCGCGCGCAGGATCACGGCCTGGAGCAGGCACTGGACAACGAGTTGATCGCGCTGGCCCGTCCGGCGCTCTCCGAGGGGGCGCCGGTGCGGGTCGAGGTGGCGGTGCGCAACGAGCACCGCAGCGTCGGCGCGATGCTCGGCGGCGAGGTGACCCGTCGCTTCGGCGGTGCCGGCCTTCCCGAGGACACCATCGAGTTCGTGCTGCATGGCACGGCTGGGCAGTCGTTCGGCGCGTTCCTGCCGCGTGGGGTGACCCTGCGGCTGCACGGTGACGCCAACGACTACGTGGGCAAGGGCCTCTCCGGTGGGCGGCTCATCGTCCGTCCGGACGCCGCGGCGCCGTTCCTCGACGCCGATGCCGAGCCGGGGCAGCGGGCCGAGGATCAGATCATCGCCGGCAACACCATCCTGTACGGGGCCACCGCGGGCGAGGTCTTCCTGCGGGGCCGGGTGGGGGAGCGGTTCGCGGTGCGCAACTCCGGTGCGGTGGCCGTGGTCGAGGGCGTCGGCGACCACGGTTGCGAGTACATGACCGGCGGCACGGTGGTGGTGCTCGGCGCGACCGGCCGTAACTTCGCGGCCGGCATGTCGGGTGGCACGGCGTTCGTGCACCAACTGGACCGCGCCCGGGTCAACACCGAGCTGGTCGACCTGGCGCCGTTGGGCGAGCAGGAGCAGTCGTTGCTGCACGAGCTGGTCCAGCGGCACGTGGCCGAGACCGGATCGGCGGTCGCCGAGGACCTGCTCAAGCGCTGGTCGGAGGCGGTGGCCGAGTTCACCGCGGTGGTGCCCCGCGACTACCGCCGGGTGATGGAGATCATGCGGGCCGCCGAAGCCGCCGGCCGCGACGTCGACGACGCGGTGATGAGCGCGCTCAGCGTGCCGTCAGCCGTGCCGGTGCCGCCCGCCCCGCGGGTGGCGGCCCAGGAGGTGGCACGTGCCTGA
- the trpB gene encoding tryptophan synthase subunit beta, which translates to MSADALAPLAGPQPDSAGHFGRFGGRFVPEALVAALDELDGAWRTAMADESFRAEFGGLLRDYAGTPSLLYEARRFSAKVGARVLLKREDLNHTGAHKVRNVLGQALLTKRMGKTRVIAETGAGQHGVATATAAALFDLECVVYMGQVDTERQALNVARMRMLGATVVPVTNGSRTLKDAMNEAMRDWVANVDETHYLIGTAAGPHPFPAMVRDFVRGIGDEARQQCLDLTGALPDAVTACVGGGSNALGIFHAFVGDGDVRLYGFEAGGDGVATGRHAASITGGSAGVLHGTRTYVLQDADGQTLESHSISAGLDYPGVGPEHAWLHDTGRASYLPVTDDEAMAAFELLCRTEGIIPAIESAHALAGTVTLAPKLAAELGREPTIVVNLSGRGDKDVHTAGDYFGILDKEQ; encoded by the coding sequence ATGAGCGCCGACGCGCTGGCCCCACTGGCTGGCCCGCAGCCCGACTCCGCCGGCCACTTCGGCCGTTTCGGCGGTCGGTTCGTTCCCGAGGCCCTGGTGGCCGCGCTGGACGAGCTCGACGGGGCGTGGCGTACGGCGATGGCGGACGAGTCCTTCCGGGCCGAGTTCGGTGGGCTGCTGCGCGACTACGCGGGCACGCCGTCGCTGCTCTACGAGGCCCGGCGGTTCTCCGCGAAGGTCGGTGCGCGGGTGCTGCTCAAGCGCGAGGACCTCAACCACACCGGCGCGCACAAGGTGCGCAACGTGCTCGGCCAGGCGCTGCTCACCAAGCGGATGGGCAAGACCCGGGTGATCGCGGAGACCGGCGCCGGTCAGCACGGCGTGGCCACCGCGACCGCCGCCGCCCTGTTCGACCTGGAGTGTGTGGTCTACATGGGTCAGGTCGACACCGAGCGGCAGGCGCTCAACGTCGCCCGGATGCGGATGCTGGGCGCCACCGTCGTTCCGGTCACCAACGGCTCGCGCACCCTCAAGGACGCGATGAACGAGGCGATGCGCGACTGGGTGGCCAACGTCGACGAGACGCACTACCTGATCGGCACCGCCGCCGGGCCGCACCCGTTCCCGGCGATGGTCCGCGACTTCGTCCGGGGCATCGGTGACGAGGCCCGCCAGCAGTGTCTCGACCTCACCGGCGCGCTGCCGGACGCGGTCACCGCCTGCGTCGGCGGCGGCTCCAACGCGCTGGGCATCTTCCACGCCTTCGTCGGCGATGGGGACGTGCGGTTGTACGGCTTCGAGGCCGGCGGCGACGGGGTGGCCACGGGCCGGCACGCGGCGAGCATCACCGGTGGTTCGGCAGGTGTCCTGCACGGCACCCGCACGTACGTGCTGCAGGACGCCGACGGGCAGACCCTGGAGTCGCACTCGATCTCGGCCGGCCTGGACTACCCGGGCGTCGGGCCCGAGCACGCCTGGTTGCACGACACCGGCCGGGCGAGCTACCTGCCGGTCACCGACGACGAGGCGATGGCCGCGTTCGAGCTGCTCTGTCGCACTGAGGGGATCATCCCGGCGATCGAGAGCGCGCACGCGCTCGCCGGCACCGTCACGTTGGCGCCGAAACTCGCCGCCGAGCTGGGCCGGGAGCCGACCATCGTGGTCAACCTCTCCGGGCGGGGCGACAAGGACGTGCACACCGCCGGCGACTACTTCGGCATCCTCGACAAGGAGCAGTGA
- a CDS encoding NUDIX hydrolase, whose product MGALTWAVAAVVSDDTGRVLLCQQGRGERRYALPGGRLRPAESPVRAALRDTRAETGWEIELVDLVGVYHLTGPTGQTPAGRAGPLPDVLVHVFRARAADVRPTTDPLPGCRLSWHAPAALPEAVTPLTRAAVTDATAGRSGVLRDVPWVPVACAPLPAARPAEEGRPATDQDGRPETGQDERPGPGQPPGQRGEPADPSLHP is encoded by the coding sequence ATGGGCGCGCTCACCTGGGCGGTTGCCGCGGTCGTCAGCGACGACACCGGCCGGGTGCTGCTCTGCCAGCAGGGCCGGGGTGAACGCCGCTACGCGCTGCCCGGCGGGCGGCTGCGCCCGGCCGAGAGCCCGGTGCGGGCGGCCCTGCGGGACACCCGCGCGGAGACCGGCTGGGAGATCGAACTGGTCGACCTGGTCGGCGTCTACCACCTGACCGGCCCCACGGGACAGACCCCGGCCGGACGCGCCGGGCCGCTCCCGGACGTCCTCGTGCACGTGTTCCGGGCCCGCGCCGCCGATGTCCGACCGACCACCGACCCCCTGCCGGGCTGCCGGCTGTCCTGGCACGCCCCCGCCGCGTTGCCCGAGGCGGTCACCCCGCTCACCCGGGCCGCCGTCACCGACGCGACCGCCGGCCGCTCCGGCGTGCTCCGCGACGTCCCCTGGGTGCCCGTCGCCTGCGCGCCACTGCCGGCGGCTCGCCCAGCCGAGGAAGGCCGGCCGGCAACTGACCAGGACGGGCGGCCGGAGACCGGCCAGGACGAGCGGCCGGGACCGGGGCAGCCACCGGGGCAACGCGGCGAGCCCGCGGACCCGTCCCTGCACCCCTGA
- a CDS encoding GNAT family N-acetyltransferase, producing the protein MDPLHKDIFDRLERFYDAVPRDVAGVEEHGGLVLFVREGAGWPFYARPRIDATEPPSLADVTSVRERQRKLGLPEAFEWVHETTPELLAVARSAGLSVLEAPLMVLDPTALPDPATLSDGAVRVLTADSPSFAADVAARRAVAAVSFAAAGTAPGEAGPAERDAAVTELELTALDEERARIADGRRVSALAGTSTDGALASGMAMRVGDVAEIAGVATLPAARRRGLGAALTAALAHELRAAGTDLIFLSAGSEDIARVYLRVGFRRIGTACIAEPAALIA; encoded by the coding sequence GTGGATCCGCTACACAAGGACATCTTCGACCGGTTGGAACGCTTCTACGACGCGGTGCCCCGCGACGTCGCCGGTGTGGAGGAGCATGGCGGGCTGGTGTTGTTCGTCCGCGAGGGCGCCGGCTGGCCGTTCTACGCCCGCCCCCGGATCGACGCCACCGAGCCACCGTCGCTGGCCGACGTGACCTCGGTCCGCGAACGGCAGCGGAAGCTGGGCCTGCCGGAAGCCTTCGAGTGGGTGCACGAGACGACCCCCGAACTGCTGGCGGTGGCCCGCTCGGCGGGGCTGAGCGTGCTGGAGGCCCCGCTGATGGTGCTCGACCCGACGGCGCTGCCCGACCCGGCGACGCTGTCCGACGGCGCGGTGCGGGTGCTGACGGCGGACTCCCCCAGCTTCGCCGCCGACGTCGCCGCCCGGCGTGCGGTGGCCGCGGTGTCGTTCGCCGCAGCCGGCACCGCGCCCGGTGAGGCCGGCCCGGCCGAGCGGGACGCCGCCGTCACCGAACTCGAGTTGACCGCGCTCGACGAGGAGCGTGCCCGGATCGCGGACGGCCGACGAGTCTCCGCGCTGGCCGGCACGTCGACCGACGGTGCGCTGGCCAGCGGCATGGCCATGCGTGTGGGTGACGTCGCGGAGATCGCCGGAGTGGCCACGTTGCCGGCCGCCCGACGACGCGGGCTGGGCGCCGCGCTCACCGCCGCCCTCGCCCACGAGCTCCGCGCGGCCGGCACCGACCTGATCTTCCTCTCCGCGGGCAGCGAGGACATCGCCCGGGTCTACCTGCGCGTCGGGTTCCGCCGCATCGGCACCGCCTGCATCGCCGAACCCGCGGCCCTCATCGCCTGA
- the trpA gene encoding tryptophan synthase subunit alpha → MSRIGVAFDKARADGRALLVGCMPAGFPTVEGSIAAMTAMVEAGVDVIEVEIPYSDPVMDGPVIQKASDIALAGGVRTADTLRIIEAVAATGAPVVTMTYWNPVERYGVDVFARDLAAAGGTGLITPDLIPDEADEWLAASDAHGLDRTFLVSPSSTDARLAMTVEHCRGFVYATAVMGVTGARARTSDAAPTLVSRVRAVTDLPVGVGLGVGTGAQAGTVAGYADGVIVGSALIRCLLDAPSEAEGLAALRTLSAELAEGVRNPTR, encoded by the coding sequence ATGAGCCGGATCGGGGTGGCCTTCGACAAGGCCCGCGCCGACGGACGGGCGCTGCTGGTGGGCTGCATGCCGGCCGGTTTCCCGACCGTCGAGGGCAGCATCGCCGCGATGACCGCGATGGTCGAGGCGGGTGTCGACGTCATCGAGGTGGAGATCCCCTACTCGGACCCGGTGATGGACGGGCCGGTGATCCAGAAGGCCAGTGACATCGCGTTGGCCGGGGGCGTACGTACGGCGGACACCCTGCGCATCATCGAGGCGGTGGCGGCCACCGGCGCTCCGGTGGTCACGATGACGTACTGGAACCCGGTCGAGCGTTACGGCGTGGACGTGTTCGCCCGTGACCTCGCCGCTGCCGGTGGCACCGGTCTGATCACCCCCGACCTGATTCCCGACGAGGCGGACGAGTGGCTGGCCGCCTCGGACGCACACGGACTGGACCGCACGTTCCTGGTCTCGCCGTCGTCCACCGACGCGCGGCTGGCGATGACCGTGGAGCACTGCCGTGGCTTCGTCTACGCGACCGCCGTCATGGGTGTGACCGGCGCCCGGGCGCGTACCTCCGACGCCGCACCGACGTTGGTCTCCCGGGTCCGGGCGGTCACCGACCTGCCCGTCGGTGTCGGTCTGGGCGTGGGCACCGGTGCGCAGGCCGGCACCGTCGCCGGATACGCCGACGGGGTGATCGTCGGCAGTGCGCTGATCCGGTGCCTGCTCGACGCGCCGTCCGAGGCGGAGGGGCTGGCCGCGCTGCGTACCCTCAGCGCCGAACTCGCCGAGGGCGTCCGCAACCCCACCCGCTGA